In Gossypium arboreum isolate Shixiya-1 chromosome 5, ASM2569848v2, whole genome shotgun sequence, a single genomic region encodes these proteins:
- the LOC108451569 gene encoding uncharacterized protein LOC108451569 has translation MEYFMELFTSKGVSTSTHILERKVLNCCIDEAQSAFVPGRLIIDNILLAYGILEVFKRKRYGMKGQFTLKPDMSMAYDRVEWDFLKKMLLNMGCAASWVDFIYHCVSTVSYSLILNGEARSKLYPGWGLR, from the exons ATGGAGTATTTCATGGAGCTTTTTACTTCAAAAGGAGTTAGTACTTCTACCCATATATTGGAAAGG AAGGTGCTAAATTGTTGTATTGATGAGGCGCAAAGCGCTTTTGTTCCTGGTAGGCTAATCATAGATAATATATTACTTGCTTACGGAATTTTGGAGGTTTTCAAAAGGAAAAGATATGGTATGAAGGGGCAGTTCACCCTCAAGCCTGATATGAGTATGGCATACGACAGGGTGGAATGGGACTTCTTAAAGAAGATGCTCTTGAATATGGGCTGTGCAGCGAGTTGGGTGGACTTTATTTATCACTGTGTTAGTACAGTGTCTTATTCTTTAATTCTTAATGGAGAGGCAAGGAGTAAGCTCTACCCAGGGTGGGGACTTAGATAG